In one Dreissena polymorpha isolate Duluth1 chromosome 7, UMN_Dpol_1.0, whole genome shotgun sequence genomic region, the following are encoded:
- the LOC127838184 gene encoding calcyclin-binding protein-like isoform X2, which translates to MAKVAELRLDAEEMRKLLAMAERQRVKDVITIELRKLETEISSLVETESTASSTNEAASSSKPVSNQPRMMVVDIKNYAWDQSDKFMKIYATVPGIEKVEKDYVTCTFKEKSFSLRCDSVNNKNYTCEVAHLMEAIIPEESWYKIKTDTVLVMLKKKNTGKTWPYLTTTEKKIKDKGTKPPPIDKDADPNESLMKMMRQMYDEGDDEMKRTIAKAWTESRDKQGKGDVL; encoded by the exons ATGGCGAAAGTAGCGGAG CTTCGCTTGGATGCAGAAGAAATGCGAAAACTGCTGGCAATGGCAGAACGACAGCGGGTCAAAGATGTGATCACTATAGAGCTTCGGAAACTTGAAACTGAGATCTCGTCATTGGTGGAGACGGAGTCAACGGCATCGTCCACCAATGAGGCAGCATCTAGCTCTAAACCTGTCTCAAATCAGCCTCGAATGATGGTGGTTGATATTAAAAATTATG CTTGGGATCAGTCTGACAAGTTTATGAAAATTTATGCCACCGTCCCAGGGATTGAGAAAGTTGAGAAAGACTATGTTACATGTACCTTTAAAGAAAA ATCGTTCAGTCTACGCTGTGATTCTGTCAACAACAAGAATTACACCTGCGAGGTTGCACATCTAATGGAAGCTATTATACCCGAGGAAAGCTGGTACAAG ATCAAGACTGACACAGTGCTAGTCATGTTGAAGAAAAAGAACACGGGTAAAACATGGCCTTACCTGACCACCACTGAGAAAAAGATAAAAGACAAGGGCACCAAACCTCC ACCAATTGACAAGGACGCAGACCCTAACGAGAGTCTCATGAAGATGATGAGGCAGATGTATGACGAGGGAGACGATGAGATGAAACGAACCATCGCAAAGGCGTGGACCGAGTCACGAGACAAACAGGGCAAGGGCGACGTGTTGTGA
- the LOC127838184 gene encoding calcyclin-binding protein-like isoform X1, with product MRRADTMKLRLDAEEMRKLLAMAERQRVKDVITIELRKLETEISSLVETESTASSTNEAASSSKPVSNQPRMMVVDIKNYAWDQSDKFMKIYATVPGIEKVEKDYVTCTFKEKSFSLRCDSVNNKNYTCEVAHLMEAIIPEESWYKIKTDTVLVMLKKKNTGKTWPYLTTTEKKIKDKGTKPPPIDKDADPNESLMKMMRQMYDEGDDEMKRTIAKAWTESRDKQGKGDVL from the exons atgaggagggccgatactatgaaa CTTCGCTTGGATGCAGAAGAAATGCGAAAACTGCTGGCAATGGCAGAACGACAGCGGGTCAAAGATGTGATCACTATAGAGCTTCGGAAACTTGAAACTGAGATCTCGTCATTGGTGGAGACGGAGTCAACGGCATCGTCCACCAATGAGGCAGCATCTAGCTCTAAACCTGTCTCAAATCAGCCTCGAATGATGGTGGTTGATATTAAAAATTATG CTTGGGATCAGTCTGACAAGTTTATGAAAATTTATGCCACCGTCCCAGGGATTGAGAAAGTTGAGAAAGACTATGTTACATGTACCTTTAAAGAAAA ATCGTTCAGTCTACGCTGTGATTCTGTCAACAACAAGAATTACACCTGCGAGGTTGCACATCTAATGGAAGCTATTATACCCGAGGAAAGCTGGTACAAG ATCAAGACTGACACAGTGCTAGTCATGTTGAAGAAAAAGAACACGGGTAAAACATGGCCTTACCTGACCACCACTGAGAAAAAGATAAAAGACAAGGGCACCAAACCTCC ACCAATTGACAAGGACGCAGACCCTAACGAGAGTCTCATGAAGATGATGAGGCAGATGTATGACGAGGGAGACGATGAGATGAAACGAACCATCGCAAAGGCGTGGACCGAGTCACGAGACAAACAGGGCAAGGGCGACGTGTTGTGA
- the LOC127838188 gene encoding protein CutA homolog isoform X3, with translation MLLNHKSKVGTLTWYFGGLLVLLGCCYMSSVIGVLRRSLGSMASSYVSGTHSMAFVTVPSMDVGKKLAHGIVQRRLAACVNIIPSVTSVYEWEGKVNEDSELILMIKTSSEKIPDLSKYVRENHPYDCAEVISAKVSRHPGRTIHTIVLK, from the exons ATGCTGTTGAATCACAAATCGAAAGTAGGAACTCTTACCTGGTATTTTGGTGGCTTATTG GTGTTGCTGGGTTGTTGTTATATGTCCAGCGTTATTGGCGTTCTCCGTCGCTCTCTAGGCAGCATGGCAAGCAGTTACGTTTCCGGCACGCACTCCATGGCCTTCGTCACCGTACCAAGTATGGACGTCGGCAAGAAACTTGCTCA TGGCATCGTTCAAAGAAGACTGGCGGCCTGTGTGAACATCATTCCATCCGTAACGTCCGT ATACGAGTGGGAGGGGAAAGTAAATGAGGACTCCGAACTCATTCTG ATGATCAAAACCTCGAGTGAGAAAATTCCAGATCTGTCAAAATATGTGCG GGAGAACCATCCATACGATTGTGCTGAAGTGATCAGCGCAAAGGTAAGTCGTCATCCAGGGAGAACCATCCATACGATTGTGCTGAAGTGA
- the LOC127838188 gene encoding protein CutA homolog isoform X1: MLLNHKSKVGTLTWYFGGLLVLLGCCYMSSVIGVLRRSLGSMASSYVSGTHSMAFVTVPSMDVGKKLAHGIVQRRLAACVNIIPSVTSVYEWEGKVNEDSELILMIKTSSEKIPDLSKYVRENHPYDCAEVISAKIEDGNEPYLKWIGDTVNKPVV; encoded by the exons ATGCTGTTGAATCACAAATCGAAAGTAGGAACTCTTACCTGGTATTTTGGTGGCTTATTG GTGTTGCTGGGTTGTTGTTATATGTCCAGCGTTATTGGCGTTCTCCGTCGCTCTCTAGGCAGCATGGCAAGCAGTTACGTTTCCGGCACGCACTCCATGGCCTTCGTCACCGTACCAAGTATGGACGTCGGCAAGAAACTTGCTCA TGGCATCGTTCAAAGAAGACTGGCGGCCTGTGTGAACATCATTCCATCCGTAACGTCCGT ATACGAGTGGGAGGGGAAAGTAAATGAGGACTCCGAACTCATTCTG ATGATCAAAACCTCGAGTGAGAAAATTCCAGATCTGTCAAAATATGTGCG GGAGAACCATCCATACGATTGTGCTGAAGTGATCAGCGCAAAG ATTGAGGACGGGAATGAGCCGTACCTCAAGTGGATCGGAGACACCGTGAACAAACCCGTCGTTTAA
- the LOC127838185 gene encoding actin-binding Rho-activating protein-like, with translation MTNETEQLNHNEAVAPPKRGSACSSREGSLPPKVRNGMVEKDGMKKSKDFWQKRIDHHEVDRLINPFSEFWGENRNQYKNVLENAKAVWKGADKRTKLTKEDHKYGNVVEGSLTEYRGKKAKNNIANYIVECCETIRDIGEPQADGTYRITFGKLFLAYERINDYLVGLLVRARRHGLVDFIGEMLYQRQDDHVIITLLKVPTIDELNLKFIAFNKTQEEERERQKSK, from the coding sequence ATGACGAACGAAACCGAGCAACTTAACCATAACGAGGCTGTCGCGCCTCCAAAACGAGGCTCCGCGTGTTCGTCACGCGAGGGATCACTCCCGCCAAAAGTTCGAAACGGGATGGTGGAAAAAGACGGTATGAAAAAGTCAAAGGACTTTTGGCAGAAAAGAATTGATCACCACGAGGTCGACAGACTTATAAACCCGTTCAGCGAATTCTGGGGTGAGAATCGCAATCAGTACAAGAATGTCCTTGAAAACGCTAAAGCGGTCTGGAAAGGTGCAGATAAGCGGACGAAATTGACAAAAGAAGACCACAAATATGGCAATGTTGTTGAAGGATCGCTTACGGAGTATCGCGGAAAGAAGGCGAAGAATAACATCGCCAATTATATCGTAGAGTGCTGCGAGACTATACGAGATATAGGCGAGCCACAAGCGGACGGGACGTACCGTATAACGTTCGGGAAACTCTTCCTAGCGTACGAACGGATCAACGACTATTTGGTAGGTCTGCTCGTACGAGCCAGACGACACGGTCTCGTAGATTTTATCGGTGAAATGCTCTACCAACGCCAGGACGATCACGTGATTATCACGTTACTGAAGGTGCCAACTATAGACGAGTTAAACTTAAAGTTTATTGCCTTCAACAAGACTCAAGAAGAGGAAAGAGAAAGACAGAAGTCCAAGTGA